From Vanacampus margaritifer isolate UIUO_Vmar chromosome 8, RoL_Vmar_1.0, whole genome shotgun sequence, a single genomic window includes:
- the rereb gene encoding arginine-glutamic acid dipeptide repeats protein isoform X2, translating to MDDLFNPRRSLNSTQGEIRVGPSHQAKLPELQPRPAPASHSQAESEELMWTPGVNDCDLLMYLRAARSMAAFAGMCDGGSTEDGCLAASRDDTTLNALNMLHASHYDAAKALQRLVKKPLPRLIEKCWSEDDVKRFIKGLRQYGKNFFRIRKDFLPSKKTGELITFYYHWKKTPEAAGTRAYRQQRRQPSSRKAKTRSAAAPVSAPSRNYSVDASSASEDELDSEDSEQEVKSCSHCGTTRSKDWHQGGRYNPLLCTTCRTYENKHGCLPAAQKSSGPSFMFKPVKGEDEGNSKHGMRTRRSRAPQLSSLRSGHRRLTGSPTSEDQQSTNQNSQTGTRASTIESKNESTKKNNKKVKEEAATPKTMKRVRESPPQEPNEPEKVKPKRSKTQEPQDSRSEVEGEVEEESSSESRSAQDDGSSDTKDIDQDNRSSSPSIPSPQQGNESDSDSSAQPSAVPTEPAAPPAVQPDAAVPQAPPSQGPAVIPPQSTPTAGSPPSPAPPFPEPPQPAAAESAANLGPNSRPPPVPHSPCGAPPLLPTGGQDPPLSSAFQVPPALSSVSSQMPPTQRPPPFFRESQLPQPPLSASQIKPPPTTPIQPSHKQIPHQPAPPFPQMPSNLPPPPALKPLNSLPNQHPPGAPPPPLQLMPQPLAAQTLSGQLPPLPSATSAPVGPVPSLQPSFPPVGLRPSPSATVGAPQIQIKEEPLDEMEEAESPPAPPRSPSPEPTVINIASHASQSARFIKHLDRGYNSCARTDLFFTPLSSSKLAKKREEALEKSRREAELSARQEREREKDREREREFDRNARASSSSHDSRMSEAQVVAHGRPMYEQPPTTVAAVPPYIGPDTPALRTLSEYARPHVMSPTNRNHPFYVSLSPGDPMLAYHMPGLYSAEPSLRERELRNLRERELRERMKPGFEVKPPDLETLHPSANPMEHYVRHGALALPHIPGPPHHFAPFHPGLNHLERERMVLAGTQLRPELSYAERLTAERLHAERMASMAPDHAARLQMLNVTPHHHQHSHIHSHLHLHQQDPLGQGSSPHPLVDPLANGPRLARFPFPGGPIHNPLLADLPHDHEMLRHPLFGAAYPRELQGPIPQMSAAHQLQAMHVQSAELQRMAMEQQWLHGHHLHGGPLPSQEDYYSRLKKEGDKPS from the exons ATGGACGACCTATTCAACCCGCGGAG GAGCTTGAACAGCACTCAAGGAGAGATAAGAGTGGGACCAAGTCATCAG GCAAAGCTTCCTGAGCTGCAGCCTCGACCTGCGCCAGCTTCCCATTCTCAGGCGGAGAGTGAGGAGCTTATGTGGACACCTGGCGTCAATGACTGCGACCTTCTTATGTACCTGAGAGCTGCCAG GAGCATGGCGGCATTTGCGGGTATGTGTGACGGAGGATCCACAGAGGACGGCTGTTTAGCTGCTTCTCGTGACGATACAACGCTCAACGCTCTGAATATG TTGCATGCAAGTCATTACGATGCTGCAAAAGCTCTCCAGCGTCTGGTGAAGAAGCCTCTGCCAAGGCTTATTGAGAAGTGCTGGTCTGAGGATGATGTG AAACGCTTCATTAAAGGCCTCAGACAGTATGGAAAGAATTTTTTCCGCATTCGAAAAGACTTCTTGCCTAGCAAAAAGACT GGAGAGCTGATCACGTTCTATTACCACTGGAAAAAAACTCCTGAGGCTGCAGGAACGCGTGCTTATCGACAACAACGCAGGCAGCCCTCGTCTCGAAAGGCAAAGACTCGCTCTGCCGCAGCTCCCGTGAGCGCCCCGTCTCGAAATTACtctg TAGATGCAAGTTCAGCCAGTGAGGACGAACTCGACAGTGAAGACAGTGAACAAGAGGTGAAGAGCTGCAGCCACTGCGGTACCACAC GATCGAAGGATTGGCACCAAGGAGGAAGATACAACCCGTTGCTATGTACAACCTGCCGTACGTACGAAAACAAGCACGGCTGCCTGCCGGCGGCACAGAAGTCGTCAGGGCCGTCATTCATGTTTAAACCTGTGAAAGGGGAAGATGAGGGAAACAGTAAACACGGCATGAGGACACGGCGAAGCAGAGCACCT CAGTTGTCATCTTTAAGAAGCGGCCACCGGAGACTCACTGGCTCTCCTACTAGCGAGGATCAGCAGTCCACAAACCAGAATTCCCAGACTGGGACCAGAGCGTCTACCATAGAGAGTAAGAATGAGTCCACGAAGAAGAATAACAAG AAGGTGAAAGAAGAGGCAGCCACACCAAAGACAATGAAACGGGTTAGGGAGAGTCCTCCTCAGGAGCCTAACGAGCCTGAAAAGGTCAAACCCAAAAGGTCAAAGACTcag GAGCCGCAGGATTCCCGTTCCGAGGTGGAGGGCGAGGTTGAAGAGGAGAGCTCCTCAGAAAGTCGCAGCGCTCAGGACGACGGCAGCAGCGACACCAAAGACATAGATCAGGACAACCGCAGCTCCTCCCCCAGCATTCCCAGCCCTCAGCAGGGCAACGAGAGCGACTCCGACTCTTCCGCCCAACCGAGCGCTGTCCCCACGGAGCCTGCAGCCCCGCCGGCTGTCCAGCCTGACGCAGCGGTCCCGCAGGCCCCTCCCTCTCAGGGCCCAGCTGTCATTCCACCGCAAAGCACTCCCACGGCTGGCTCACCTCCTAGCCCGGCCCCTCCATTTCCAGAGCCGCCTCAGCCAGCTGCTGCGGAATCCGCTGCCAATTTGGGGCCGAACAGCCGCCCGCCGCCCGTCCCGCATTCTCCCTGTGGTGCGCCACCACTTCTGCCCACAGGGGGGCAGGACCCTCCTCTCTCGTCTGCATTTCAGGTGCCACCTGCCCTCAGCTCGGTGTCTTCCCAGATGCCACCAACCCAGAGACCCCCACCCTTCTTTAGGGAGTCACAGCTGCCCCAGCCTCCTCTTTCTGCCTCCCAAATCAAACCCCCTCCCACCACCCCGATTCAACCCTCCCACAAACAGATACCACACCAGCCTGCTCCACCCTTCCCACAGATGCCCTCCAACCTTCCTCCTCCACCTGCTCTAAAACCTCTCAACTCTCTGCCCAATCAGCATCCTCCAGGCGCGCCCCCTCCGCCTCTTCAGCTCATGCCCCAGCCTTTGGCCGCGCAGACACTTTCCGGGCAGCTTCCG CCTCTCCCCTCCGCCACGTCGGCCCCCGTCGGCCCCGTGCCCAGCCTGCAGCCGTCCTTCCCTCCTGTTGGGCTGAGACCATCGCCGAGCGCCACAGTGGGAGCGCCTCAGATTCAAATCAAAGAGGAGCCGCTGGATGAGATGGAGGAAGCAGAGAGCCCACCGGCTCCACCTCGCAGCCCTTCGCCAGAGCCCACCGTCATCAATATAGCGAGCCACGCCAGCCAGTCTGCACG GTTCATCAAGCACCTGGATCGCGGCTACAACTCCTGCGCTCGGACAGACCTGTTCTTCACGCCGCTCTCCTCCTCTAAGCTGGCCAAGAAAAGGGAGGAGGCCCTCGAGAAGTCTCGGAGAGAGGCGGAGCTCAGCGCTCGGCAAGAGCGTGAACGGGAGAAGGATCGGGAGCGAGAAAGGGAGTTTGACAGAAACGCT CGAGCATCCAGCTCCTCGCACGACAGTCGCATGAGCGAGGCTCAAGTGGTCGCTCACGGGCGACCCATGTACGAGCAGCCGCCCACCACTGTCGCCGCTGTGCCCCCTTACATCGGCCCCGACACGCCGGCCCTCCGCACCTTGAGCGAATACGCCCGGCCCCATGTCATGTCCCCCACCAACCGCAACCACCCGTTCTACGTGTCGCTGAGTCCCGGCGACCCCATGCTGGCCTACCACATGCCTGGCCTGTACAGCGCCGAGCCCAGCCTTAGAGAGCGCGAGCTGAGGAACCTCCGAGAGCGGGAGCTCCGCGAGCGGATGAAGCCGGGCTTCGAGGTCAAGCCCCCTGACCTGGAAACCTTGCACCCCTCAGCCAACCCAATGGAGCACTACGTCAGGCACGGGGCCCTGGCTCTGCCTCACATCCCCGGGCCTCCTCACCACTTTGCGCCCTTTCACCCCGGGCTCAACCATCTGGAGCGTGAGAGGATGGTGCTGGCTGGTACGCAGCTGCGCCCGGAGCTGAGCTACGCCGAGCGCTTGACTGCGGAGCGGCTGCACGCTGAGAGGATGGCCTCGATGGCGCCGGATCACGCAGCCAGGCTGCAGATGCTCAACGTGACGCCGCATCATCACCAACACTCGCACATCCACTCGCACCTCCACCTGCACCAACAGGACCCTCTCGGGCAAG GCTCAAGCCCCCATCCTCTGGTGGACCCGCTGGCAAACGGACCACGTCTGGCCCGCTTCCCCTTCCCCGGAGGCCCGATCCACAACCCTTTGCTGGCTGATCTTCCACATGACCACGAGATGCTGCGCCACCCTTTGTTTG GGGCTGCGTATCCCCGGGAGCTCCAGGGTCCGATTCCTCAGATGTCGGCCGCGCACCAGCTCCAGGCCATGCATGTTCAGTCGGCAGAGTTGCAGAGGATGGCCATGGAGCAGCAGTGGCTGCACGGACATCACCTGCATGGAGGCCCACTGCCCAGCCAGGAAGATTATTACAG CCGTTTGAAGAAAGAAGGTGACAAGCCATCGTGA
- the rereb gene encoding arginine-glutamic acid dipeptide repeats protein isoform X1 yields MDDLFNPRRSLNSTQGEIRVGPSHQAKLPELQPRPAPASHSQAESEELMWTPGVNDCDLLMYLRAARSMAAFAGMCDGGSTEDGCLAASRDDTTLNALNMLHASHYDAAKALQRLVKKPLPRLIEKCWSEDDVKRFIKGLRQYGKNFFRIRKDFLPSKKTGELITFYYHWKKTPEAAGTRAYRQQRRQPSSRKAKTRSAAAPVSAPSRNYSVDASSASEDELDSEDSEQEVKSCSHCGTTRSKDWHQGGRYNPLLCTTCRTYENKHGCLPAAQKSSGPSFMFKPVKGEDEGNSKHGMRTRRSRAPQLSSLRSGHRRLTGSPTSEDQQSTNQNSQTGTRASTIESKNESTKKNNKKVKEEAATPKTMKRVRESPPQEPNEPEKVKPKRSKTQEPQDSRSEVEGEVEEESSSESRSAQDDGSSDTKDIDQDNRSSSPSIPSPQQGNESDSDSSAQPSAVPTEPAAPPAVQPDAAVPQAPPSQGPAVIPPQSTPTAGSPPSPAPPFPEPPQPAAAESAANLGPNSRPPPVPHSPCGAPPLLPTGGQDPPLSSAFQVPPALSSVSSQMPPTQRPPPFFRESQLPQPPLSASQIKPPPTTPIQPSHKQIPHQPAPPFPQMPSNLPPPPALKPLNSLPNQHPPGAPPPPLQLMPQPLAAQTLSGQLPVISQAHAHPGKSTSSPHPSAVSSQPLPSATSAPVGPVPSLQPSFPPVGLRPSPSATVGAPQIQIKEEPLDEMEEAESPPAPPRSPSPEPTVINIASHASQSARFIKHLDRGYNSCARTDLFFTPLSSSKLAKKREEALEKSRREAELSARQEREREKDREREREFDRNARASSSSHDSRMSEAQVVAHGRPMYEQPPTTVAAVPPYIGPDTPALRTLSEYARPHVMSPTNRNHPFYVSLSPGDPMLAYHMPGLYSAEPSLRERELRNLRERELRERMKPGFEVKPPDLETLHPSANPMEHYVRHGALALPHIPGPPHHFAPFHPGLNHLERERMVLAGTQLRPELSYAERLTAERLHAERMASMAPDHAARLQMLNVTPHHHQHSHIHSHLHLHQQDPLGQGSSPHPLVDPLANGPRLARFPFPGGPIHNPLLADLPHDHEMLRHPLFGAAYPRELQGPIPQMSAAHQLQAMHVQSAELQRMAMEQQWLHGHHLHGGPLPSQEDYYSRLKKEGDKPS; encoded by the exons ATGGACGACCTATTCAACCCGCGGAG GAGCTTGAACAGCACTCAAGGAGAGATAAGAGTGGGACCAAGTCATCAG GCAAAGCTTCCTGAGCTGCAGCCTCGACCTGCGCCAGCTTCCCATTCTCAGGCGGAGAGTGAGGAGCTTATGTGGACACCTGGCGTCAATGACTGCGACCTTCTTATGTACCTGAGAGCTGCCAG GAGCATGGCGGCATTTGCGGGTATGTGTGACGGAGGATCCACAGAGGACGGCTGTTTAGCTGCTTCTCGTGACGATACAACGCTCAACGCTCTGAATATG TTGCATGCAAGTCATTACGATGCTGCAAAAGCTCTCCAGCGTCTGGTGAAGAAGCCTCTGCCAAGGCTTATTGAGAAGTGCTGGTCTGAGGATGATGTG AAACGCTTCATTAAAGGCCTCAGACAGTATGGAAAGAATTTTTTCCGCATTCGAAAAGACTTCTTGCCTAGCAAAAAGACT GGAGAGCTGATCACGTTCTATTACCACTGGAAAAAAACTCCTGAGGCTGCAGGAACGCGTGCTTATCGACAACAACGCAGGCAGCCCTCGTCTCGAAAGGCAAAGACTCGCTCTGCCGCAGCTCCCGTGAGCGCCCCGTCTCGAAATTACtctg TAGATGCAAGTTCAGCCAGTGAGGACGAACTCGACAGTGAAGACAGTGAACAAGAGGTGAAGAGCTGCAGCCACTGCGGTACCACAC GATCGAAGGATTGGCACCAAGGAGGAAGATACAACCCGTTGCTATGTACAACCTGCCGTACGTACGAAAACAAGCACGGCTGCCTGCCGGCGGCACAGAAGTCGTCAGGGCCGTCATTCATGTTTAAACCTGTGAAAGGGGAAGATGAGGGAAACAGTAAACACGGCATGAGGACACGGCGAAGCAGAGCACCT CAGTTGTCATCTTTAAGAAGCGGCCACCGGAGACTCACTGGCTCTCCTACTAGCGAGGATCAGCAGTCCACAAACCAGAATTCCCAGACTGGGACCAGAGCGTCTACCATAGAGAGTAAGAATGAGTCCACGAAGAAGAATAACAAG AAGGTGAAAGAAGAGGCAGCCACACCAAAGACAATGAAACGGGTTAGGGAGAGTCCTCCTCAGGAGCCTAACGAGCCTGAAAAGGTCAAACCCAAAAGGTCAAAGACTcag GAGCCGCAGGATTCCCGTTCCGAGGTGGAGGGCGAGGTTGAAGAGGAGAGCTCCTCAGAAAGTCGCAGCGCTCAGGACGACGGCAGCAGCGACACCAAAGACATAGATCAGGACAACCGCAGCTCCTCCCCCAGCATTCCCAGCCCTCAGCAGGGCAACGAGAGCGACTCCGACTCTTCCGCCCAACCGAGCGCTGTCCCCACGGAGCCTGCAGCCCCGCCGGCTGTCCAGCCTGACGCAGCGGTCCCGCAGGCCCCTCCCTCTCAGGGCCCAGCTGTCATTCCACCGCAAAGCACTCCCACGGCTGGCTCACCTCCTAGCCCGGCCCCTCCATTTCCAGAGCCGCCTCAGCCAGCTGCTGCGGAATCCGCTGCCAATTTGGGGCCGAACAGCCGCCCGCCGCCCGTCCCGCATTCTCCCTGTGGTGCGCCACCACTTCTGCCCACAGGGGGGCAGGACCCTCCTCTCTCGTCTGCATTTCAGGTGCCACCTGCCCTCAGCTCGGTGTCTTCCCAGATGCCACCAACCCAGAGACCCCCACCCTTCTTTAGGGAGTCACAGCTGCCCCAGCCTCCTCTTTCTGCCTCCCAAATCAAACCCCCTCCCACCACCCCGATTCAACCCTCCCACAAACAGATACCACACCAGCCTGCTCCACCCTTCCCACAGATGCCCTCCAACCTTCCTCCTCCACCTGCTCTAAAACCTCTCAACTCTCTGCCCAATCAGCATCCTCCAGGCGCGCCCCCTCCGCCTCTTCAGCTCATGCCCCAGCCTTTGGCCGCGCAGACACTTTCCGGGCAGCTTCCGGTGATTTCTCAGGCGCACGCTCACCCTGGAAAGAGTACAAGTTCCCCTCATCCATCTGCCGTATCCTCGCAGCCTCTCCCCTCCGCCACGTCGGCCCCCGTCGGCCCCGTGCCCAGCCTGCAGCCGTCCTTCCCTCCTGTTGGGCTGAGACCATCGCCGAGCGCCACAGTGGGAGCGCCTCAGATTCAAATCAAAGAGGAGCCGCTGGATGAGATGGAGGAAGCAGAGAGCCCACCGGCTCCACCTCGCAGCCCTTCGCCAGAGCCCACCGTCATCAATATAGCGAGCCACGCCAGCCAGTCTGCACG GTTCATCAAGCACCTGGATCGCGGCTACAACTCCTGCGCTCGGACAGACCTGTTCTTCACGCCGCTCTCCTCCTCTAAGCTGGCCAAGAAAAGGGAGGAGGCCCTCGAGAAGTCTCGGAGAGAGGCGGAGCTCAGCGCTCGGCAAGAGCGTGAACGGGAGAAGGATCGGGAGCGAGAAAGGGAGTTTGACAGAAACGCT CGAGCATCCAGCTCCTCGCACGACAGTCGCATGAGCGAGGCTCAAGTGGTCGCTCACGGGCGACCCATGTACGAGCAGCCGCCCACCACTGTCGCCGCTGTGCCCCCTTACATCGGCCCCGACACGCCGGCCCTCCGCACCTTGAGCGAATACGCCCGGCCCCATGTCATGTCCCCCACCAACCGCAACCACCCGTTCTACGTGTCGCTGAGTCCCGGCGACCCCATGCTGGCCTACCACATGCCTGGCCTGTACAGCGCCGAGCCCAGCCTTAGAGAGCGCGAGCTGAGGAACCTCCGAGAGCGGGAGCTCCGCGAGCGGATGAAGCCGGGCTTCGAGGTCAAGCCCCCTGACCTGGAAACCTTGCACCCCTCAGCCAACCCAATGGAGCACTACGTCAGGCACGGGGCCCTGGCTCTGCCTCACATCCCCGGGCCTCCTCACCACTTTGCGCCCTTTCACCCCGGGCTCAACCATCTGGAGCGTGAGAGGATGGTGCTGGCTGGTACGCAGCTGCGCCCGGAGCTGAGCTACGCCGAGCGCTTGACTGCGGAGCGGCTGCACGCTGAGAGGATGGCCTCGATGGCGCCGGATCACGCAGCCAGGCTGCAGATGCTCAACGTGACGCCGCATCATCACCAACACTCGCACATCCACTCGCACCTCCACCTGCACCAACAGGACCCTCTCGGGCAAG GCTCAAGCCCCCATCCTCTGGTGGACCCGCTGGCAAACGGACCACGTCTGGCCCGCTTCCCCTTCCCCGGAGGCCCGATCCACAACCCTTTGCTGGCTGATCTTCCACATGACCACGAGATGCTGCGCCACCCTTTGTTTG GGGCTGCGTATCCCCGGGAGCTCCAGGGTCCGATTCCTCAGATGTCGGCCGCGCACCAGCTCCAGGCCATGCATGTTCAGTCGGCAGAGTTGCAGAGGATGGCCATGGAGCAGCAGTGGCTGCACGGACATCACCTGCATGGAGGCCCACTGCCCAGCCAGGAAGATTATTACAG CCGTTTGAAGAAAGAAGGTGACAAGCCATCGTGA
- the rereb gene encoding arginine-glutamic acid dipeptide repeats protein isoform X3 — MDDLFNPRRSLNSTQGEIRVGPSHQAKLPELQPRPAPASHSQAESEELMWTPGVNDCDLLMYLRAARSMAAFAGMCDGGSTEDGCLAASRDDTTLNALNMLHASHYDAAKALQRLVKKPLPRLIEKCWSEDDVKRFIKGLRQYGKNFFRIRKDFLPSKKTGELITFYYHWKKTPEAAGTRAYRQQRRQPSSRKAKTRSAAAPVSAPSRNYSVDASSASEDELDSEDSEQEVKSCSHCGTTRSKDWHQGGRYNPLLCTTCRTYENKHGCLPAAQKSSGPSFMFKPVKGEDEGNSKHGMRTRRSRAPQLSSLRSGHRRLTGSPTSEDQQSTNQNSQTGTRASTIESKNESTKKNNKKVKEEAATPKTMKRVRESPPQEPNEPEKVKPKRSKTQEPQDSRSEVEGEVEEESSSESRSAQDDGSSDTKDIDQDNRSSSPSIPSPQQGNESDSDSSAQPSAVPTEPAAPPAVQPDAAVPQAPPSQGPAVIPPQSTPTAGSPPSPAPPFPEPPQPAAAESAANLGPNSRPPPVPHSPCGAPPLLPTGGQDPPLSSAFQHPPGAPPPPLQLMPQPLAAQTLSGQLPVISQAHAHPGKSTSSPHPSAVSSQPLPSATSAPVGPVPSLQPSFPPVGLRPSPSATVGAPQIQIKEEPLDEMEEAESPPAPPRSPSPEPTVINIASHASQSARFIKHLDRGYNSCARTDLFFTPLSSSKLAKKREEALEKSRREAELSARQEREREKDREREREFDRNARASSSSHDSRMSEAQVVAHGRPMYEQPPTTVAAVPPYIGPDTPALRTLSEYARPHVMSPTNRNHPFYVSLSPGDPMLAYHMPGLYSAEPSLRERELRNLRERELRERMKPGFEVKPPDLETLHPSANPMEHYVRHGALALPHIPGPPHHFAPFHPGLNHLERERMVLAGTQLRPELSYAERLTAERLHAERMASMAPDHAARLQMLNVTPHHHQHSHIHSHLHLHQQDPLGQGSSPHPLVDPLANGPRLARFPFPGGPIHNPLLADLPHDHEMLRHPLFGAAYPRELQGPIPQMSAAHQLQAMHVQSAELQRMAMEQQWLHGHHLHGGPLPSQEDYYSRLKKEGDKPS; from the exons ATGGACGACCTATTCAACCCGCGGAG GAGCTTGAACAGCACTCAAGGAGAGATAAGAGTGGGACCAAGTCATCAG GCAAAGCTTCCTGAGCTGCAGCCTCGACCTGCGCCAGCTTCCCATTCTCAGGCGGAGAGTGAGGAGCTTATGTGGACACCTGGCGTCAATGACTGCGACCTTCTTATGTACCTGAGAGCTGCCAG GAGCATGGCGGCATTTGCGGGTATGTGTGACGGAGGATCCACAGAGGACGGCTGTTTAGCTGCTTCTCGTGACGATACAACGCTCAACGCTCTGAATATG TTGCATGCAAGTCATTACGATGCTGCAAAAGCTCTCCAGCGTCTGGTGAAGAAGCCTCTGCCAAGGCTTATTGAGAAGTGCTGGTCTGAGGATGATGTG AAACGCTTCATTAAAGGCCTCAGACAGTATGGAAAGAATTTTTTCCGCATTCGAAAAGACTTCTTGCCTAGCAAAAAGACT GGAGAGCTGATCACGTTCTATTACCACTGGAAAAAAACTCCTGAGGCTGCAGGAACGCGTGCTTATCGACAACAACGCAGGCAGCCCTCGTCTCGAAAGGCAAAGACTCGCTCTGCCGCAGCTCCCGTGAGCGCCCCGTCTCGAAATTACtctg TAGATGCAAGTTCAGCCAGTGAGGACGAACTCGACAGTGAAGACAGTGAACAAGAGGTGAAGAGCTGCAGCCACTGCGGTACCACAC GATCGAAGGATTGGCACCAAGGAGGAAGATACAACCCGTTGCTATGTACAACCTGCCGTACGTACGAAAACAAGCACGGCTGCCTGCCGGCGGCACAGAAGTCGTCAGGGCCGTCATTCATGTTTAAACCTGTGAAAGGGGAAGATGAGGGAAACAGTAAACACGGCATGAGGACACGGCGAAGCAGAGCACCT CAGTTGTCATCTTTAAGAAGCGGCCACCGGAGACTCACTGGCTCTCCTACTAGCGAGGATCAGCAGTCCACAAACCAGAATTCCCAGACTGGGACCAGAGCGTCTACCATAGAGAGTAAGAATGAGTCCACGAAGAAGAATAACAAG AAGGTGAAAGAAGAGGCAGCCACACCAAAGACAATGAAACGGGTTAGGGAGAGTCCTCCTCAGGAGCCTAACGAGCCTGAAAAGGTCAAACCCAAAAGGTCAAAGACTcag GAGCCGCAGGATTCCCGTTCCGAGGTGGAGGGCGAGGTTGAAGAGGAGAGCTCCTCAGAAAGTCGCAGCGCTCAGGACGACGGCAGCAGCGACACCAAAGACATAGATCAGGACAACCGCAGCTCCTCCCCCAGCATTCCCAGCCCTCAGCAGGGCAACGAGAGCGACTCCGACTCTTCCGCCCAACCGAGCGCTGTCCCCACGGAGCCTGCAGCCCCGCCGGCTGTCCAGCCTGACGCAGCGGTCCCGCAGGCCCCTCCCTCTCAGGGCCCAGCTGTCATTCCACCGCAAAGCACTCCCACGGCTGGCTCACCTCCTAGCCCGGCCCCTCCATTTCCAGAGCCGCCTCAGCCAGCTGCTGCGGAATCCGCTGCCAATTTGGGGCCGAACAGCCGCCCGCCGCCCGTCCCGCATTCTCCCTGTGGTGCGCCACCACTTCTGCCCACAGGGGGGCAGGACCCTCCTCTCTCGTCTGCATTTCAG CATCCTCCAGGCGCGCCCCCTCCGCCTCTTCAGCTCATGCCCCAGCCTTTGGCCGCGCAGACACTTTCCGGGCAGCTTCCGGTGATTTCTCAGGCGCACGCTCACCCTGGAAAGAGTACAAGTTCCCCTCATCCATCTGCCGTATCCTCGCAGCCTCTCCCCTCCGCCACGTCGGCCCCCGTCGGCCCCGTGCCCAGCCTGCAGCCGTCCTTCCCTCCTGTTGGGCTGAGACCATCGCCGAGCGCCACAGTGGGAGCGCCTCAGATTCAAATCAAAGAGGAGCCGCTGGATGAGATGGAGGAAGCAGAGAGCCCACCGGCTCCACCTCGCAGCCCTTCGCCAGAGCCCACCGTCATCAATATAGCGAGCCACGCCAGCCAGTCTGCACG GTTCATCAAGCACCTGGATCGCGGCTACAACTCCTGCGCTCGGACAGACCTGTTCTTCACGCCGCTCTCCTCCTCTAAGCTGGCCAAGAAAAGGGAGGAGGCCCTCGAGAAGTCTCGGAGAGAGGCGGAGCTCAGCGCTCGGCAAGAGCGTGAACGGGAGAAGGATCGGGAGCGAGAAAGGGAGTTTGACAGAAACGCT CGAGCATCCAGCTCCTCGCACGACAGTCGCATGAGCGAGGCTCAAGTGGTCGCTCACGGGCGACCCATGTACGAGCAGCCGCCCACCACTGTCGCCGCTGTGCCCCCTTACATCGGCCCCGACACGCCGGCCCTCCGCACCTTGAGCGAATACGCCCGGCCCCATGTCATGTCCCCCACCAACCGCAACCACCCGTTCTACGTGTCGCTGAGTCCCGGCGACCCCATGCTGGCCTACCACATGCCTGGCCTGTACAGCGCCGAGCCCAGCCTTAGAGAGCGCGAGCTGAGGAACCTCCGAGAGCGGGAGCTCCGCGAGCGGATGAAGCCGGGCTTCGAGGTCAAGCCCCCTGACCTGGAAACCTTGCACCCCTCAGCCAACCCAATGGAGCACTACGTCAGGCACGGGGCCCTGGCTCTGCCTCACATCCCCGGGCCTCCTCACCACTTTGCGCCCTTTCACCCCGGGCTCAACCATCTGGAGCGTGAGAGGATGGTGCTGGCTGGTACGCAGCTGCGCCCGGAGCTGAGCTACGCCGAGCGCTTGACTGCGGAGCGGCTGCACGCTGAGAGGATGGCCTCGATGGCGCCGGATCACGCAGCCAGGCTGCAGATGCTCAACGTGACGCCGCATCATCACCAACACTCGCACATCCACTCGCACCTCCACCTGCACCAACAGGACCCTCTCGGGCAAG GCTCAAGCCCCCATCCTCTGGTGGACCCGCTGGCAAACGGACCACGTCTGGCCCGCTTCCCCTTCCCCGGAGGCCCGATCCACAACCCTTTGCTGGCTGATCTTCCACATGACCACGAGATGCTGCGCCACCCTTTGTTTG GGGCTGCGTATCCCCGGGAGCTCCAGGGTCCGATTCCTCAGATGTCGGCCGCGCACCAGCTCCAGGCCATGCATGTTCAGTCGGCAGAGTTGCAGAGGATGGCCATGGAGCAGCAGTGGCTGCACGGACATCACCTGCATGGAGGCCCACTGCCCAGCCAGGAAGATTATTACAG CCGTTTGAAGAAAGAAGGTGACAAGCCATCGTGA